A window from Camelus bactrianus isolate YW-2024 breed Bactrian camel chromosome 23, ASM4877302v1, whole genome shotgun sequence encodes these proteins:
- the LOC141574723 gene encoding uncharacterized protein LOC141574723: MAESCGNDSTRSDSSSRGGSLGPRGGRGSHWRRPLPPAVNPAARPRPTGGAWLDAGPRGLSGRLQDGRALGVRTCWRPRAPLTATAADRSRQSSWRLRGLSLRGGRPPWRPWKSWRRPSSPSSPSSGRRLSPLSRHRSRRRLTRYRRRLSPLSRYRRRLSPVSQHRSRRRLSRHRRRRRFSPLSRYRRRLRPLSRHRSRRRRRRRRRLSPLSRHRSRRRLSRHRSRRRFSPLSRYRRRFSPLSQHRSRRRRRRRLSQHRSRRRLSRHRSRRRFSPLSRHRSRRRLSRHRSRRRFSPLSRYRRRFSPLSQHCSRRRRRRRLSPLSQHRSRRRLSRHRSRRRFSPLSRYRRRLSPLSWHRSRRRLSRHRSRRRFSPLSRYRRLSPLSRHRSLNRHRRPSTVGQEPLHRRKVKMHVHNIKKITSIYDVIRTT; encoded by the exons aagtgactccagcagccgtggcggctctttgggcccaaggggcgggcgcggcagccattggcggaggccgctgcctccggctgtcaatcccgcggcccgtccccgccccaccggcggagcgtggctggacgcagggccgcgggggctgtcgggacggctccaagatggccgCGCGCTTGGGGTCCGCACCTGCTGGCGGCCTCGAGCCCCGTTAACTGCCACAGCTGCTGACCGGAGCCGCCAGTCGTCCTGGCGACTCCGTGGGCTGTCCCTgcggggcgggaggccgccatggcgaccctggaaaagctggcgaaggccttcgagtccctcaagtccttccagtggccgccgcctcagccccctcagccggcaccgcagccgccgccgcctcacccggtaccgccgccgcctcagccccctcagccggtaccgccgccgcctcagccccgtcagccagcaccgcagccgccgtcgcctcagccggcaccgccgccgccgccgcttcagccccctcagccggtaccgccgccgcctcaggcccctcagccggcaccgcagccgccgccgccgccgccgccgccgccgcctcagccccctcagccggcaccgcagccgccgccgcctcagccggcaccgcagccgccgccgcttcagccccctcagccggtaccgccgccgcttcagccccctcagccagcaccgcagccgccgccgccgccgccgccgcctcagccagcaccgcagccgccgtcgcctcagccggcaccgcagccgccgccgcttcagccccctcagccggcaccgcagccgccgccgcctcagccggcaccgcagccgccgccgcttcagccccctcagccggtaccgccgccgcttcagccccctcagccagcactgcagccgccgccgccgccgccgccgcctcagccccctcagccagcaccgcagccgccgtcgcctcagccggcaccgcagccgccgccgcttcagccccctcagccggtaccgccgccgcctcagccccctcagctggCACCgaagccgccgccgcctcagccggcaccgcagccgccgccgcttcagccccctcagccggtaccgccgcctcagccccctcagccggcaccgtagcctcaaccgccaccgccgcccgtccaccgtgggtcaggagccgctgcacagacg gaaggttaaaatgcatgttcataacatcaagaaaatcacaagcatttacgatgtaatcagaactacctga